In Daphnia magna isolate NIES linkage group LG5, ASM2063170v1.1, whole genome shotgun sequence, a single genomic region encodes these proteins:
- the LOC116926942 gene encoding uncharacterized protein LOC116926942, giving the protein MSDLLVNRTYPCHYCFAYAWPVARPDLPVTILPSIGNWLYVVAENWIQEDILYLPNDSYSAAHKIQILKCGVPPDEETWQRYEDFQIIGTLDTYEEARTSLPRVETGLPILNQDNSGRGKRVPKRKKLNIPGQSTTEIDSEEESLSPPKKSAPSKGKTIKKASHTNSAKGMATSTLLPIPPRALLVSKQSSNASTSTKKVIAAASTSNRCSSSSDKRLSSNAVVLSSNSSLAKFSLPHSDMSSLEALIVRSNAEVLSLNAPEDTSSPVHMPSQQSFQPEDSSSPVDMQIQQSIQSGNSDDSYGTHQFENMHPQFNYNGGHYNWGMQQPYWNYNSHLMNSSYQTPSTVPEFPSQQNIGAITSYRPKESHHLQLHAESSSGPSTSRDASSYYATDSPSSLPIPKKINHDKEKYFSDLAKINEKLSMIDKKIYPVDECIEEIDEGIASLPLKNVEELEAFEKMLKKDENLKKLIVRKIRLLGKKNSKNSEGDYVQRAWRTVFEDSLSKDVNWLGRRDKRVNGGMGKKGIHSCRITELVRVGIISNSKFKDLEKEVFVAETKSYLHNAKGRFVAEQAKLAAEDNSSNSN; this is encoded by the exons ATGTCCGACCTGCTGGTTAATCGGACATACCCGTGTCATTATTGCTTTGCGTATGCCTGGCCCGTTGCTAGGCCAGACCTACCCGTGACAATATTACCTTCAATAGGTAACTGGCTTTACGTAGTGGCGGAAAATTGGATACAGGAAGACATTCTCTATTTACCGAATGATAGTTATTCAGCTGCACATAAAATCCAAATTTTGAAGTGTGGCGTTCCACCTGATGAGGAAACATGGCAGAGATACGAGGATTTCCAAATAATTGGAACTTTGG ACACGTATGAAGAAGCAAGAACAAGTCTTCCCCGTGTTGAAACTGGCCTGCCCATTCTTAATCAAGACAACTCAGGCAGAGGAAAACGAGTCCCTAAAAGGAAGAAACTAAATATACCTGGACAATCAACAACAGAAATAGACAGCGAGGAAGAGTCTCTCAGCCCACCTAAAAAATCAGCACCCAGCAAAGGAAAGACGATTAAGAAAGCCTCCCATACAAACTCTGCCAAAGGAATGGCCACTTCTACTTTGCTTCCAATACCTCCTAGAGCCTTGTTGGTTTCTAAACAATCCAGCAATGCTTCAACGTCAACTAAAAAGG TCATTGCTGCTGCTTCTACTAGTAACAGATGTTCCTCCAGTTCTGATAAACGTTTGTCTTCTAATGCTGTGGTCCTTTCGTCAAATTCGTCTC TTGCAAAATTTTCGTTACCTCATAGCGATATGTCAAGTCTGGAAGCGTTAATAGTGCGTTCCAATGCCGAAGTTCTTTCATTGAATGCGCCTG AAGATACATCGTCTCCTGTGCATATGCCAAGTCAACAATCGTTTCAACCTG AAGATTCGTCGTCTCCTGTGGATATGCAAATTCAACAGTCGATTCAGTCTG GTAATTCCGATGACTCATATGGAACCCACCAGTTCG AAAATATGCATCCGCAATTTAATTACAATGGTGGTCATTACAACTGGGGAATGCAGCAGCCGTACTGGAACTATAATTCACATTTAATGAATTCTTCTTATCAAACACCATCAACTGTCCCTGAATTTCCGAGCCAGCAGAATATTGGAGCAATAACAAGCTATAGGCCAAAAGAATCACATCATCTGCAGCTTC atgctgAAAGTAGTTCCGGCCCTTCTACATCCCGAGATGCTTCGTCTTATTATGCTACGGATTCTCCATCGTCTCTTCCCATTccaaagaaaatcaatcacGACAAAGAGAAATACTTCTCTGACCTTGCCAAGATTAATGAAAAGTTGTCTATgatcgataaaaaaatttatccaGTTGACGAATGCATTGAGGAAATAGATGAAGGCATTGCTTCTCTTCCATTAAAAAACGTAGAAGAATTGGAAGCATTCGAAAAAATGctgaaaaaagatgaaaatctGAAGAAGCTA ATAGTCCGAAAAATCCGTCTTTtaggaaaaaagaattccaAAAATTCTGAAGGCGACTATGTACAAAGAGCGTGGAGAACAGTATTTGAAGATTCACTCTCTAAAGATGTAAATTGGCTTGGGAGACGTGATAAGAGAGTAAACGGCGgaatgggaaaaaaaggaatccaCTCTTGTCGTATAACGGAATTAGTAAGAG TTGGAATCATCTCCAATTCAAAGTTTAAAGATCTGGAAAAAGAAGTGTTCGTCGCTGAAACCAAATCGTATCTTCATAATGCAAAAGGGCGTTTTGTGGCAGAACAAGCGAAACTTGCGGCGGAAGACAACAGCAGCAATTCTAATTAA